The genomic DNA AAACTCACCTGCTTCCAATACGCCAAACCACCTTCAAACTCACATGTTTACCCACACAACAGAACTACTACGATTAAATACAATCACCTTTAATCAAGATTTACATCCAATAAATATGGAATGTCATCAGCAATTTCATTGGGAAATCAGCTTACATCGTTCACGgtgacaaagaagaaaaaaagggtacaaAAGCATCCAGAGAATTAAGATGTTAGTTGCGAGCATTCAGAAGGCCATGTCAACACCATGCAGCACTTAAACAGAGAGAGGATAGGGACAGAGCAAGGCAGGTGGATCAGTAAACAACGGGAAGGGAAGGTGGGGGTCCGCAGAGAGGTCACGATGGCTGCGTCACGGAGACACAATCACAGCACTTACGCCATTCCGAAATACCAAGGCAAGTAGGTGGCAATACAATGCACGGGACACCATCTTGGATCTCTACAAGACTGAAGCCAAAAAAATCCATAATAGACGTTTACTACTGTATATAAGTtccataggaaaaaaaaaaaaaaagatcaactattcatacagtatatcaaatgTGTCTGTAACATTTTGGCGTCAGCTGGTATTATTGTAAACAGTGAAAGACATTCACCGTTGAttgagatgtgtgtgttgtgactgTAAACACGGTACTTAGTAGTTCTGTAGTGCATTCATTAACAGGGTTCAGACAACAAATATTAGTGACAGTAATCAGGCACAGGTTCAGCACTCACAATGTTCTACAGATCTTCACAATATAAAAACCAACACTGTTCTACAACCAACACAAGAGAGCATTTTTTTGTCAAGCTACAGAGATGCACTGGGCTTTTGACCTGCTTTGAACTTCACGTGTGGACCACAACCCTCTCCAGCTGGACGCCACATCACTCACAAAAGCAAGGCCATCTGAAATTTTAGCTTGCCGTACATTTAACAGGCGCATGTCACACAGTTGTAGATACAGTTCTTTCATTCTTTATGAGGTTTACCAAGCCTCATTTTTTCACTCTTGCATTACTGTTAACATCTACTTCTGTGGTGCAGAGGGAGGATTTTCCTCCAAAGattcctctttttcctctttcttctcaTCAGTCTTCTCTTCCTCAGCCTCCACAGCAGGAGGCGACGCCTCCTCTGTCTTTTCCTCCGGTTTCAACACCTGCTGTTCCGCCTCTTCTTTCACCTctgcttcttctttcttttcagcCTCCTCATCCGGACTGACTTTTTGTTCTTcgtttttctcctcttttggCTCTTCGGCATCCGTCGCCGTGGCCTGCAGAGGCTGCTCCTCCTCGTTTTCCTGCTTGAGCACCGTCTGCTGTTTCAGTTGGATCTCTCCATCTTGGTGCTGCTGGAGAGGGATCTCCTCCTCCAGTGTCACCTCGTTTGCTCGCTTCGCGGCATCCGCAGAATCGCCCTGCTCGACACCATCGCggtcttcctccagactcttgGTTTTGGAGAGGATCTCGTGCAACTCCGGGGACATATAGTAAGGCCTTTCAGGTGAGCCGTCATTTCTCTCCAAGTCCtcaccttttgtgtgtgtgggtgatgcACGTTTTGAGTTTTTGTTTGGGTTAATGGGAAATTAGGGGGAAATGGAAACATGAAATAAAGGGAATGAGTGAAAATTAATGGGAGAAATGAGACAAAGAGAAGAGGAGTCAGAAACATGGCAGGAAGAAGAAACCAGCATTTCAGCTTCAGACAGTTGTATGAGTGCTTGAAAACAGCAAGAAGAGAGGAGATCTGGCTGAATGCAAAGTTACTCACAGAAGCAGAGGAACAGTGTGTCCACACACATGGTGTACACGCTGAAGAAGCCATGGGCGATAAGGTAAGATCCCACTACCACCGTCTAGGTGAAGAAAATCACATACATCAAGAACTCTGCTGTGGCATCAAAAACCCACATCAAATCATACAAATACATATGTCTCTCACCAGTATTGGCACCCAGTAGTAGTTCAGAGATGGAGCAGCATCCTCTATCGCTCTGATTCttccagagaagaagaagaaagagaagatgcctgtacagaaaaaaaagtgaattagaCAGATCTCTctggaaaaaaacaatgtttggtCTAAAAATAAAAGCTCTCCTACCAACGATTCCAACAATGAGGAGCTTCCCAAGAAACAGCAGGAAGTCAGTCACTTTATCTAAAACAGCCACCCTGTGTTGAATGGGCACAGCGGAGATATGAGAGTATATCAAACTAAACCGGACTAAGAATAGCTTAAACATTGAATAAATGTTGGCGACTAATGCTCatagaattaaaaaaattctGGGTATTAAGGTAATGAAATCCCACCTAATAATGTTCCTCATGAGAAGGAAAAAGGCATCTCGAGCTGAGGGGCAGAAACTTTTTCCATAGATGGCAAtctggaggaaaaaaacaacaatttaccATTTTTAAAACCTGAGCAGACTCAACATCTTTCATGCAGCTGTATCTGTACTCACCATGATGTAAGCATTCCTGTTAAGGAACTTGATGCATTTCTCCAGACACCAGAAGCAGCACTTCATGCAGCTTAGCATGAATTTAGCAAACTTGTTCTGAGCACCTGAAAGCAAGAATGTTTCAATTCATTTATGATTGCAGTATTAGATAACTTGCTTTATTCTGACCTTTGGCATTATACATGCATCTATCCAAAACCAGGATTCAAGACTAACTAGTTTAACAACAATATCCTAAATGCACATGACACACAGTcactaataaatatataataatgatgAAGATACACTGTCAAGTAATTTATTAGTCATTGTATAAGTCATTCATCTTGTTCTGAATTAAATCTTCTGACCTTTCAACTTTTGATCCAGGTACTCCAGAAGGACCCTGATGACCTGGACAATAGACAGGATCAGAGAGCCAAAAGCCAGGGAGCCTGTGTGGTATCTGGACAGGAGGAGAAAACAGGAGCCAACATTGTACATCTGTTCttgtttacagtaaacacaCCATTGAATACCCCCAATGGTAAAAaggtagcacacacacagatcttcaGGACAAAGTAGACTAATCTCTATTTCACCCATTTATTCTGGCCATatcaaacaaacatgctaaTGTTTCGGCCTAGTGGCCTTCATCAGAGCATAAAGGAAAATGGAAGGTCATGTCATTTGTATACAGTAGTTGGCAGGTGATAGTAAGTAAATAAATTGGTGAAATTGAAATAAATTAAGCATTGTGTTAATTGATGCAGGACACGGAAGTCATACACCCACTAATTGAATTATCATTTCTATCAGTCACAAACCAATCACATCCATTCTCACAACAAGGCGGCCCATTTAAATatgtctccctcctcctcactgATCCCTGCTACACCAAAGCTTTGGGCCCACTCTTGTATACAGGGGGGTTTCTCAATTGCGCTGCTtgtttcagcttagcatgctgcttTGCTGATCCAGGGAGCATTATTAAGAGCGGAGCCATCAGCGCCAAgcataactgtatttccatttgttgcaataaatgacgagagtgttcctgactgaatgtcatttattttaaaaaaaatgttgatccacaaacacacagtgagatactgcacacacaaatataaatgtGGCTTACCGGAGGGCTCGTCCCAGTGAGGAGAAGATGGGGTAGGAGGGAATATCATCCGGTTTTTTGAAGGCCCAGTAATACGAGGCGAAGGCTCCCGACAGAGTGACCTGGCCCAGAGCCGTCACAAAGTTGGCGCAccagaagaagaggaagacattgtagaACTGGAACAGGATGAGGTATTTGTGATAATAGGTCTCCCCACCATAGAAGGCAAACAGGCACTCTGCATCAGGACACTGAGCTGAAGCGTTAGAGGTGTTGAATGTctggagaaaaagagaagaggcAGACCACAAGATTACTGCAGTGAGTTTTCATACAGTAACTTGTGATGCTGTCCAGGCAAAGAGTGTCTTCCTTAAAGGTGTCAAATATTAGCAGAATATGTATTTGGCTTTTTGGCTGAACCCCACTCACATCTTCAGTCAGGTAATTTCATGAGGAGTGACATTAAAAGCGTACCTGGGGGTCGCAGGTCTCTCGTGAGTACTCACACTCAGAGTTGTTGAACACTTTGTACACCTGCTCATTGGAGGTGGACAAGAAACTGGTCAGAGTGGTCAAGGAGATTATGCCAACAAAGGGTGGATATTTCTGAAAAGGTCACAATCATGACACAGCTGCATTATATTAAGTCCATGGAAATAtgtaacaaaaagaagaaataaaggcTACATCATTGAGaagtaatgtatgtaatgtgatGGATTGAATGTTTAACTGATGGATTCATTTAGATGATCATTCAAATTGATCACTCATTTGGGTAATTTattatctatttttttcttatttttcttttctttttttggtaaCGCTTTAGCATATTTAATGCCTTTgtatagaagaaaaaaattctagatgttttcttcttttatttctctctttttcaatgcaaaaatatagaataaaatatagaaatggTTCAGTGTAGAGTtggaaaaagttaaaaataaaaactgtaaagtGAAGGCATACAAAGTGACATATTTATGTTTTGATCATCATTGGAACAAATTAAAAAGGATACACAGCAGTGATGGCCCAGTAAGCGATCACCACCGCCAGGAGGGCAAAGGTCAGCAGTGGGTAGAACAGCGATGACATCACGTGTCCAACAgctctgaaaaagaaaacaatggaAACGTTATGTGAACAAGTTTAGATGTAATACTCTCCAAAAGGAGGAAAGAGTCCCAAACAAAGAGATACAGATAGCACTCTCTTACAGATTTTTTTCACCGTTTGGAGGCAGCAAGCAGTAAATATAACATTGACATATTACTCATTTATGATGTTATTATGATGAAGGTATTAGCAAAAAGTTGCCTGTTTACACATTCAGCAAACATGGAGTCAAACATTAACACTCATTTTAGCTCTGTTTGGTCTCCGCAAAGTACTAAGGGCAAATTTTGCCTCTTTACTTTAGCTGCTACATGTTCGACAACACGTTTTGGTACTTAACAGCTAAACTATAGTGGGTTTATCAAAGGTTTGGGCTGAAAACGGAAAGCTGTCTGCTGCATTCGCAACGAGGTTGATGAGAGCTGAAAGAGTGAA from Sander vitreus isolate 19-12246 chromosome 2, sanVit1, whole genome shotgun sequence includes the following:
- the slc44a2 gene encoding choline transporter-like protein 2 isoform X2, with the translated sequence MTKYERQGESRKFDPNFKGPIHNRGCTDVLCCILFIVALFGYFAVGIVAWSQGDPRKVIYPTDSRGQFCGQAGTPLEKKPLLFYFNILKCASPLVLLDFQCPTTQLCVEKCPDRHLTLMKAKLGSNEDRGYYQQYCKDGVNLSKLSPPEILKDGLCPAILMPSKAFTRRCLPALGTLKGGVVVVGNETTFNDGEGSSINATDVLEASKKSNVVVEARQVAMRIFEDYTQSWHWILLGLVIAMLVSLLFIVLLRFLAGIMVWIMIVLVILVIGYGIFHCYMEFASLKGEPGSDVTIRDLGLQTDFSVYLQIKQTWLAFMIILAIVEVIIILLLIFIRKRIMIAIALIKEASRAVGHVMSSLFYPLLTFALLAVVIAYWAITAVFLSTSNEQVYKVFNNSECEYSRETCDPQTFNTSNASAQCPDAECLFAFYGGETYYHKYLILFQFYNVFLFFWCANFVTALGQVTLSGAFASYYWAFKKPDDIPSYPIFSSLGRALRYHTGSLAFGSLILSIVQVIRVLLEYLDQKLKGAQNKFAKFMLSCMKCCFWCLEKCIKFLNRNAYIMIAIYGKSFCPSARDAFFLLMRNIIRVAVLDKVTDFLLFLGKLLIVGIVGIFSFFFFSGRIRAIEDAAPSLNYYWVPILTVVVGSYLIAHGFFSVYTMCVDTLFLCFCEDLERNDGSPERPYYMSPELHEILSKTKSLEEDRDGVEQGDSADAAKRANEVTLEEEIPLQQHQDGEIQLKQQTVLKQENEEEQPLQATATDAEEPKEEKNEEQKVSPDEEAEKKEEAEVKEEAEQQVLKPEEKTEEASPPAVEAEEEKTDEKKEEKEESLEENPPSAPQK
- the slc44a2 gene encoding choline transporter-like protein 2 isoform X1; protein product: MELEEKKPDPKYGESRKFDPNFKGPIHNRGCTDVLCCILFIVALFGYFAVGIVAWSQGDPRKVIYPTDSRGQFCGQAGTPLEKKPLLFYFNILKCASPLVLLDFQCPTTQLCVEKCPDRHLTLMKAKLGSNEDRGYYQQYCKDGVNLSKLSPPEILKDGLCPAILMPSKAFTRRCLPALGTLKGGVVVVGNETTFNDGEGSSINATDVLEASKKSNVVVEARQVAMRIFEDYTQSWHWILLGLVIAMLVSLLFIVLLRFLAGIMVWIMIVLVILVIGYGIFHCYMEFASLKGEPGSDVTIRDLGLQTDFSVYLQIKQTWLAFMIILAIVEVIIILLLIFIRKRIMIAIALIKEASRAVGHVMSSLFYPLLTFALLAVVIAYWAITAVFLSTSNEQVYKVFNNSECEYSRETCDPQTFNTSNASAQCPDAECLFAFYGGETYYHKYLILFQFYNVFLFFWCANFVTALGQVTLSGAFASYYWAFKKPDDIPSYPIFSSLGRALRYHTGSLAFGSLILSIVQVIRVLLEYLDQKLKGAQNKFAKFMLSCMKCCFWCLEKCIKFLNRNAYIMIAIYGKSFCPSARDAFFLLMRNIIRVAVLDKVTDFLLFLGKLLIVGIVGIFSFFFFSGRIRAIEDAAPSLNYYWVPILTVVVGSYLIAHGFFSVYTMCVDTLFLCFCEDLERNDGSPERPYYMSPELHEILSKTKSLEEDRDGVEQGDSADAAKRANEVTLEEEIPLQQHQDGEIQLKQQTVLKQENEEEQPLQATATDAEEPKEEKNEEQKVSPDEEAEKKEEAEVKEEAEQQVLKPEEKTEEASPPAVEAEEEKTDEKKEEKEESLEENPPSAPQK